A single Lactuca sativa cultivar Salinas chromosome 8, Lsat_Salinas_v11, whole genome shotgun sequence DNA region contains:
- the LOC111915602 gene encoding zinc finger BED domain-containing protein RICESLEEPER 2-like, whose amino-acid sequence MEYWVFDESTAAVVIKLKHGCIFLYDKRDLLQFGRRDIHELSIHQIKVAEDICEPTAKDYTSMVALIIEKEIWNGAMGRLSEIDPTDLGPNKALTKAASKISLTTDCWKSSHQKIDYMVITAHFVDHNWRLQKRVLSFVHVPPPRTVVDIADGIYKCLQEWEIKDKIFTISVDNATYNDKALRRLKETFSRVRKLSCGGRLFHIRCCAHILNLLVKDGLAIIDHIIDDVGEGIKYINNSEGRRLNFSKAAHQMQMRDWKLMLDVPTRWYSTYNMLCMALKFKDAFPRYAEYEPHFHHLPTNEDLENVQSVCEILKVFKVYMNIISGSDYPTVNLYLIEVFRVKQTLDKGSLFANDFICDMVKKMKEKFDNFWGECHLVMAIAFMLDPRFKMKLVAFCFPSFYQNSDENIKEVKNALYEMYLEYLEMHDTLVRESTAHGSEHEINALGLNEGTSLGFGWEAFGEFIKIVHLERLEKSELDMYLEEGV is encoded by the exons ATGGAATACTGGGTGTTTGATGAATCCACAGCTGCTGTTGTCATCAAACTCAAGCATGGGTGTATTTTTCTTTATGACAAGAGGGATCTGCTACAGTTTGGAAGGAGGGATATCCATGAGCTTTCTATTCATCAGATCAAGGTGGCTGAAGATATTTGTGAGCCTACTGCTAAGGATTACACTTCAATGGTGGCATTAATTATTGAGAAGGAAATATGGAATGGAGCTATGGGACG GTTGTCAGAG ATAGATCCCACAGATTTGGGACCTAACAAAGCCCTTACAAAAGCTGCCTCTAAAATCAGTTTAACAACTGATTGTTGGAAGTCCTCGCATCAGAAAATTGACTATATGGTTATTACTGCACACTTTGTAGATCATAATTGGAG ATTACAGAAACGTGTATTAAGTTTTGTACATGTTCCTCCTCCTCGTACTGTTGTTGATATTGCTGATGGTATTTACAAGTGTTTGCAAGAGTGGGAAATTAAAGATAAGATTTTCACCATCTCAGTTGACAACGCAACTTATAATGACAAAGCTTTAAGAAGATTGAAAGAAACTTTTTCGCGTGTAAGAAAACTTTCATGTGGTGGTAGATTGTTTCATATACGGTGTTGTGCACATATATTGAATCTTCTAGTAAAAGATGGTCTTGCAATAATTGATCATATCATCGATGATGTTGGTGAGGGTATAAAGTATATTAACAATTCGGAGGGTAGACGTCTAAATTTTTCAAAGGCTGCACATCAAATGCAAATGCGTGATTGGAAGTTAATGCTTGATGTTCCAACACGATGGTATTCAACCTATAATATGTTGTGCATGGCTTTAAAGTTCAAAGATGCTTTCCCAAG GTATGCAGAGTATGAACCACATTTCCATCACTTGCCAACTAACGAAGACTTGGAAAATGTTCAAAGCGTATGTGAAATTTTGAAGGTTTTTAAG GTGTACATGAATATCATCTCGGGCAGTGATTATCCTACTGTTAATTTATATCTAATTGAAGTGTTTAGAGTGAAGCAAACTCTTGATAAAGGTTCTTTATTTGCAAATGATTTTATTTGTGATATGGTGAAGAAAATGAAGGAAAAGTTTGACAATTTTTGGGGTGAGTGCCACCTTGTAATGGCAATAGCTTTTATGTTAGATCCACGGTTCAAGATGAAGTTGGTTGCGTTTTGTTTTCCATCATTTTATCAAAATTCAGACGAGAACATTAAAGAAGTGAAGAATGCACTTTATGAAATGTATTTAGAGTATTTAGAGATGCATGATACATTAGTTAGGGAATCTACAGCACATGGAAGCGAACATGAAATAAATGCTTTAGGGTTGAATGAAGGTACATCACTTGGATTTGGATGGGAGGCGTTTGGAGAGTTCATAAAGATTGTACATTTGGAGAGACTAGAAAAGTCAGAGCTTGATATGTATTTAGAAGAAGGTGTTTAA